A stretch of Palaemon carinicauda isolate YSFRI2023 chromosome 36, ASM3689809v2, whole genome shotgun sequence DNA encodes these proteins:
- the LOC137628637 gene encoding uncharacterized protein: MTGRGREVADLMREKKVDVMCVQETRWKGNKAKELGDGYKLYHSGANKQSRNGVGIVLPGELKNPLIEVHKKNDHIIRLKMCCGGEILNNISTYAPQVGCTEDEKEISGETWIE; this comes from the coding sequence atgactgggagaggtagagaagtggctgacttgatgagggaaaagaaagTAGAtgttatgtgtgtgcaggaaacacgatggaagggaaataaagctaaagagttgggtgatggatataagttATAtcatagcggagcaaataaacaaagtagaaatggagttggcatagtactgccTGGTGAGCTGAAAAATCCGCTGATAGAGGTGCATAAAAAGAATGACcatatcatcagattgaagatgtgttgtggaggagagattctgaataataTAAGTACATATGCAccacaagttggttgcacagaagatgaGAAGGagatttctggagagacatggattgAATAA